A single region of the Rhizobium sp. NLR16a genome encodes:
- a CDS encoding DMT family transporter, which produces MSKPPENSLQGMAIMSGAMFILPVMDAIAKYMATFESMSPAQVTFYRFFFQIACTLPILFAIFGREALSAKRPWMNLLRGVLHGAASLLFFVAVKYMPLADVFAIYFVEPFMLTAMSALFLGEKVGWRRWMAIVVGFGGAMIVIQPSYEIFGLKALLPVACAFLFSLYLFLNRAIGEADSPLTMQTMAGIGGTIFMAAALLVGSSAGNGDFAISLPSSGLGLALLVALGSISGYAHMLVVRAFRLAPLSLLAPFQYFEIISATVLGYALFNDFPNFSKWIGIFIIVASGLFIIWRERLQARSLKSS; this is translated from the coding sequence ATGTCAAAGCCCCCTGAAAATTCCCTGCAGGGCATGGCCATCATGTCCGGCGCCATGTTCATCCTGCCGGTCATGGATGCCATCGCCAAATACATGGCGACCTTCGAATCGATGTCGCCGGCTCAGGTCACCTTCTACCGCTTCTTCTTCCAGATCGCCTGCACCCTGCCGATTCTCTTTGCCATTTTTGGACGCGAGGCGCTTTCCGCCAAGCGGCCGTGGATGAATTTGCTGCGCGGCGTACTGCACGGGGCTGCGAGCCTGCTGTTCTTCGTCGCCGTCAAATACATGCCGCTTGCCGACGTCTTCGCCATCTATTTCGTCGAGCCCTTCATGCTGACCGCCATGTCGGCCCTGTTTCTCGGAGAGAAGGTCGGCTGGCGGCGCTGGATGGCAATCGTCGTCGGTTTCGGCGGCGCGATGATCGTCATCCAGCCGAGTTACGAGATTTTCGGCCTGAAGGCGCTGCTGCCGGTAGCCTGCGCCTTTCTCTTCTCGCTCTATCTTTTCCTCAATCGCGCGATCGGCGAGGCTGATTCACCGCTCACCATGCAGACGATGGCCGGCATCGGCGGAACGATCTTCATGGCGGCCGCCCTTCTCGTCGGCAGCAGCGCCGGTAATGGGGACTTCGCCATTTCCCTGCCCTCCTCCGGCCTCGGCCTTGCGCTGCTTGTCGCCCTCGGCTCGATCTCAGGATATGCGCATATGTTGGTGGTGCGGGCTTTCCGGCTTGCACCGCTGTCGCTGCTTGCCCCGTTCCAATATTTCGAGATCATCTCGGCCACTGTGCTCGGCTATGCGCTGTTCAATGATTTCCCGAATTTCTCCAAATGGATCGGCATTTTCATCATCGTCGCATCCGGCCTCTTCATCATCTGGCGAGAGCGGCTGCAGGCGCGATCGCTAAAATCTTCGTGA
- the lipB gene encoding lipoyl(octanoyl) transferase LipB has protein sequence MAMLRTDLEFSMLPKLGTRPVRWRIADELVAYEAAVATMEREVAAIGEGGDELVWLVEHPPLYTAGTSANAGDLVQPDRFPVFATGRGGEYTYHGPGQRVAYVMLDLKRRRQDVRAFVAALEEVVILTLGMMNVRGERREDRVGVWVRRPEKPLLPDGTMAEDKIAALGIRLRKWVTFHGLSLNVDPDLDHFSGIVPCGISAYGVTSLVDLGLPVMMADVDIRLRAAFETVFGETANDL, from the coding sequence ATGGCCATGCTTCGCACCGATCTCGAATTCTCCATGCTCCCGAAACTCGGCACCCGGCCGGTGCGCTGGCGCATCGCCGATGAACTCGTTGCCTATGAGGCGGCGGTGGCGACGATGGAGCGCGAGGTGGCGGCGATCGGAGAAGGCGGCGACGAGCTTGTCTGGCTCGTCGAGCATCCACCGCTCTATACCGCCGGCACCAGCGCCAATGCGGGCGACCTCGTCCAGCCGGACCGCTTTCCGGTCTTTGCGACGGGACGCGGCGGTGAATATACCTATCACGGACCCGGTCAGCGCGTCGCCTACGTCATGCTCGACCTGAAGCGCAGGCGCCAGGACGTGCGCGCCTTCGTCGCCGCTCTCGAGGAGGTCGTCATCCTCACGCTCGGCATGATGAACGTGCGCGGCGAGCGGCGCGAGGATCGTGTCGGCGTCTGGGTCCGCCGCCCGGAAAAGCCGTTGCTGCCGGACGGCACGATGGCTGAAGACAAGATTGCCGCCCTCGGCATCCGGCTGCGCAAATGGGTGACCTTCCACGGCCTGTCGCTCAACGTCGATCCCGATCTTGATCATTTCAGCGGCATCGTGCCCTGCGGGATATCGGCCTATGGCGTCACCAGCCTCGTCGATCTCGGCCTTCCCGTCATGATGGCGGATGTCGACATCCGGCTGCGGGCCGCTTTCGAGACGGTTTTTGGTGAAACGGCGAATGATCTCTGA